The genomic window GAAACCAAGCAGTAAATGCAAATGAAAGGGTTTATACTTATGTTCATTATTTAGTGGAACCGAATGCAACAAGTTAGTATTGAAGTATGGCTTGGAATTTGATGACAAAAAAGGTTACTATATGTCCTTATGGTTAAGATGTACTGATGTAATTGAGAAGTTTGAAATTTCTTTGAAAGTTGCTGTTACTGAACTTTCAGTATGAGTACCACAAAGCCAATTAATTACAACGTCCACTGCTCCAAACGATAGGCCTAGTCAGAAGGATGAAACTAAACTTGTAAAACACAATTTGCTATTTTAGATCTTCAACAATTTCTCCGGATTCACTATTGAAATTAGCCTCTAATTGCCATTTATTGAAGGGGTTACGGAACTTCCTTGGAATATCTTATTACATAATTTGACCCAATTACCCAAAgacaataaaaataaagcaactgTGTGTGACAGGTGAAGACTACATTAATATGGAACAGCATGTTCCAACGCAGATATCTGCTACTAATAAATCCTATTAGTATTAACAATCTCTGACGATATAAAGTAAACTAATCAAAATGGAATTAGGATATTTCAAGTTATGTCAGCTAAGCTTTATCGTAAATCCGTTACGTTTCTGATTTGATTCATACGTGTTGCATAAAATGATTTGGTAATAACAGAATGGTTTGTTGTTAAGCataatattttgttactttgttaAAACTGTTATGAACACTGCTAAATTCCCTTGCGCAATAGTAATGAAGCAATGTAGGTTAGTAGCTTATTTGGCGATATTACTGTTGCAGGGTATAATTCGAGTATTCGATATTATGTAAGTAATCATTAAAACTTACTAGTAGGATGTCGTTCCATCTTGACAAAGGATGTGATATAAAGCAATCTCACCTTTTATACAGGAACGGGACTAAAATACCTGCTGAAAATTACGACTCTCTACTCACATATGACATCAACTATATGCTGCTTCTTTTGTAAATGTGTTCACTTGTTATCTGCATTCGGGGGCATCAGGGAAAGTGAAATTGTTTTTAACAAGTGATTCAATCGTTACAATCAGAGGTCGTATAAATTCCAAAAAAGCATAAACAACTTTATCCGGTTTGTTTATAATATATGAAGCCATTTCTTAGACTTACATTAGCAGCCTCTTATTAGTTAAGCTGCTCAGCTCCCAAACTGAGTACACTTTATAGACTTATAGAAACATGAGAGGTTCCAACATCAAGTACATGGTTCATAGTTTATTTTAACATGTGGAGGCATTTTTGGATTTGAACCCTCCCTTGTGACCTCTAAAGACTAGATATTACTAAAGATTCTAATGTTTCGGTTAGAACGACACATTTTTTGGGTTGTACAGGGGAAAAAATTTCATCTTGCTCCGATTTTggtaaaaatggtggcaaatgtTTTTCTTGACACGAGAATCAAGAAAAGGTATAATACTTGTTATCCTAAATGAGCTCTTTACTTAAGTTAACGGTCAACAATCGCCTATGGTCAACAAACAATACGCCACTATATTTTAATACTAAAATCAGAGCAAGTTCAAATTTTTACCCCTTGTTCAGTATTTCAAAAATAAACGTTTTAGTTTGGTTCTGAATGCGACCAAAGGGAAAGCGGTTTTTTTGCTGTGCGACAGTAAACAATATAAAGAGACTTAACCAGCCACAAATAGATGTTCGTATATATGCATGCTCCAAATAAAACACTTTCTTGTCTACAGTTAAAACAAGACTGCAATCACTTTTCACTTGACTTATTTTTCTTTGGAGCTCGGTAAATTTTAACCTGGTTATTGCTCAGAAGTTATAATACTTTAGCAAAGGTTAATGATGTTGTTGACTTAATCAAAAGCCTCAAGTTAATTGAGGCTGATTAAAACAAAAGATTAATGGACAAAAATAAAATTAGCTTTAACAAGCAAACATAGTTGACAACGACTAGAGCATAACTAAAGAAATTGACTTCAACTTATTCTGGAAATCCATACAAAATTAACTATACCACATCTAAACAAAGAATCTAAAATGCACCCTTATGGAAAAACTCACATCTTTCCCCTacacttttaaaattttgcaactaCATTTTTTACGATTATCCCTCCGATGAACACCAATTAATGCTAAAAACAAGGTTTACTAAATTATTTTGTCTATTAATCTTTTGCTTTCAATCAGTCTCAATCAGGCTTTTAATTAGGTCAACAGTAATTTTTGCCAAATCATTACGACTCCGAAGAAATAAGCAATCAGCAATTTTACCAGCTTCAAAGAAAAACGAATCGAGCGGAATATAATAACCATccagttttaactataaattgaaaatgttctACTCGGATGTTAGCATGCATATATACCAACATCTATTTGTGGATGGTTAAGTCTCTTAATATTGTTTACTGCGGCACAATAAAAAGCCCCATTCCCTAAGGTCGCATTCTATAAAAACTAAAATGCCTACTTTAAATTACTGAGCCCATGGGTATTGCATATAGGAACATAACTACAATATTGCATCTAAGAGGCCAACAATGTAAGTATAGGATAAAGTGCTTAATGCGTTACGAACAAACCGGATGAAGATGCTTACGTATTTTATTTCGACCAAAATAAATCCCTGTAGTCAGCGAAAATCCaacacaaacaaaaatacattGTTATCGAGCTCTGTTTCCGAAATTTAACTGCCTTCTGGTTATAACATATGTAAATATCATTTTTGAGCCCTTCCCCGATACATATAATACAAATGCATTCTTCAGTTCCGCCtccttgatttaaaaaaaatctgttttcgTCCGTATAAATATGTGTTACAATGATTATCCTGAGTGCTTTGATTACTTTATAACAGCATTTCTTACACATAACTCAGGCATAACCCAATAGTACTCAGAAGCTTAAAAACTAAGGGATGTCAACCGAATATGACGAGACAGGGATACGGGAAGAAGTATGATTTtggaagcaggaggaaaccggagcactcggagaaaaacctgcgaggacgagcatggatcggcaaccaaactcacatgtggtaaCGCGGGGAATCGAACCCGAGCCGCAGCGaggagaagcgagtgagaagaccacttcACTAACCCGTCCTCCTCCAATCTTACGTAAGAAGCTAAATATTGATGTTGTCAACATATCTCATAGCTACATAGTATTTGATAATTTGAAACTACAATAGACAGAACATTAATAAGTAGTATATAAGAATAATAAGAATAGTAAATTATAAGCCGTGGGacgaacgaaaaaaaaaaaagcgtttcCAATATAATTAACAAGTAGTACATATCAAAGAATTATGCTTTGTGCTTGCTAGATTAGTTGTATTACTTAGTTATATAGAAATATTATAATATCATTTATATAGCAGTGAATAAATGGCACCGCATATATTCCTTACCCGTGTACCTAATATCCGACTACACATGGCCACAAGGAAATTTGGGTACATTTGGCAATTTGACAAAGTTACTATTAAGGAAAGGCGGGAAAAGAAGACGAGCAGTTGAACGCGTATTTTCGTTGCATACAATAATATTCCCACCATCCTTTAGGAGGAAATAAATATATTGACAGGGTACACAAAACGAATAATTTTCTCTCGGCAATACGGGAAGATATGGATATTGCTTACGAAATAGGGTAGACGCACCATGGAGGATGGTACAAGTGTGAAGTAATGCCAAATTACCTGAGTTCGATGTTTTGTACACAAAGCTAGAAGCCAGTAAGTGTACACGAAAGCGTCTATACTAATGTATATTTGGTGGGGCCCAGTTCAACAAGTTACACTCCCTTACACGAGAAAGCTCTTTCTTGTGATCAATGATTCAGGAGCCCGGAAGTATGACTACAAATAAGTGTCGCAATAGATCCTCCTGATCATGCTGGCACGGACTTAATTGAGTATGTTTGAACTTCCATTGGAAGTTGGTGCTACTGAACTTTCAGTATGAGTACCTCAAAGCCAATTTAGTATTTATGGATGTTAGATGCTCTACGTTTCTGGATGATTTCGTGAACTTCTCAGTTATATCATACTTTCTTCAGGCAGATCTCAGATTAAAAACTTAGTCGCATAAACAGGGTGCAAAGAGAACGTGACTGACTCTGATTTTACAGGTTTTACAGGAGTTTCCCCGGATTGGGTAGAGCTATTTACGACTGGAACTGTCATGCGGGTGACTTTAAGTAACAAGCTGTGGAATCTTCGTGGAATAGCTTATTACATACTTTGACCCAATTACCTAAATACATTCAAAATAAAGTTCCAGAACGGGTTGTGACAGGTGAAGACTATATTAATATGGAGAAACATGCTCCAATGCAGATCCCTGCTACTAATAAATCCTATAAGTATTTACAATCACTGACAATATAAACTAATCTAAATTATGATATTTAATGAAATGACAATTAAGCTTAATCGTATAAATTATATTCCTATTTTTGTTCATACATGTTGTATAGAATGATTTGATCATAATAAGCTAACTGAATTGTTGATGCCAAGCatgatatttagagaataaaagataggattttgtcttttgcctatccaatatcgtgtcataatggatgggctggccaatattttgagtagtggttgccagcgcagccggtatcctctacgataaaaatattggccaccccatccattatgacacgatattggataggcaaaagacaaaatcctatcttttattctcattcttattcagttttaatgtaatttttgcgagaaaaactgcctttttcagaaaaaaataaagttacttttgtgaggacatccccgttgttttaaatgaacgaaaccatcacgaacatctaagccaccgaatcgcgttcttagttctcgcacgtgtattacgcgaacgcattatcgcgcgatcattgaggagcaacaagcgtgccgccgttgcgtggcggcgcgcgccctgactaatatcactatcaactattgtgagatattatacaccagaaaaccaatcaaattacgtgaattctttacaagacgcacccattgaataagaattaacTATCTTGTTAAAACTGTAATGAACAATGCTAAATTCCCATCTGCCTTATGAAAGAGTAATGCactgcaaaaaatgttttactttgagtaaaaaggtcacaactcaacattTGAGTAATAAATTACTCaccattgagctcatataggtcacaactcaacaaatgagtaaaaaattactcaacatgagTTCAATTTAATTATAAGTAACGATAAACATTCTATGCATAACTATTCTATGATCTGCGGAAGATTATACAGTTTTatggtttgtttttttaaatcgaCGAAAAGAAAGGGTTCAGTATAAGGAGATCCTTACActtttgataatatttttctgAAAGGGAAGGTATAGTATGAGTTACTCCCATGGCTACTTATCATTGTCAATGAACTGCATCTGTTCTTCTTACGCTATCAAAGCTTGATTGGTCAAAACTTAAACGGTTCATCGCTGGCTTCTGGTTCCAGATATTCAGCATTGCAAATAGGGAATCCGGAATGTACAAGTCGAATCATGTTTGGTGACAGTGACAGTCGACAAGATATCGGATCAATTTGCTAATATGCCCTGCAGCATAAAATACATGACTTGATGATACCAATAGGAGATTGCCTCAGAGCAGACTGAAGTCTCCCTCTCACTAACATTCATATCTGGGTCATTATTGTCCGATATTTCCGAAGCAACGTGCAACATGCAAAAGGTATAACAAGCAATTAGTGTCCCGAAAAGTATAGATTAGTTTATATCACAGTAttacaaaacaagaaatgtcCAGTGTTAGGATAGAGATTCTTAGTTTGTGGATATGAGAAAAAGAATCAATGCCCAGGAATCGATGCCTCTCAACCCTGCAGCAAATGTTGGTCCATGCAATGTGGTTTCTTTGTATTCTGTGGTTTTCATGTGGTATTATTATTTTACCTTGTTGTATTACAGTTCATCCAAGAATTTGAAATCTAATTTTCACTTCAATTCTTCTATTTCTATTCTGCAATATTCTACAGATATAGCGCAGTGTCTATCACATCAAATTAGAGTGCAAATATAGTCATTTCAAACATTATACATTTCAATAAATTGGTAATTATAAAACGAAAATGGTACGTCAATCTTGATTTAaagaaaatgacatattttgcaagCGCTCATAACTACGCATCTTTTTCGTCGAAATCACCTGCCATGCATGCACTTGTCGAACATATGAATTTCTTATACCATCATTACTAACTATCATCTAACCACTCAACACAGTAATTGATATCATGTTTCGTCGCTGTTTTAAACCCATGTTGAATAATGCAATTATTAAGAGGTACAAGTTTCGTGGGTGTCACGTGACTCGTAGCTCTGAATTTTCCGCTCGACCCTGTTTTGCACTTCCATTTTATTATAGGTTCAACAGTGTGACTTTATGGACCTTGCAAGACGATAAGTTATACAGTATTTTATTCAATGTGCTGATAAGAGTAAGGAATGGTAGATCATAAGATTAAGGCTGTAAGCACTGGAGGCTCGAGGATTAGTCAAAGGTTTTTTTATGTGAtccgttttaatcatgttaatagtcaAATGCACGTCAGCACGTGCCCGAAGATATTGAAATCGTCATCTTATCAGCCTACATTTATATTTCTATTGCTAGCGATAAAACTCTGATTACAACCCAATGAAGAGACACGTATTTCGTGCCAAGTGCAATCGATCATCGCTCGCGATGCAACTACTAATATGAATAACTCGACCCTAGATTTAATGTGAATTATTCAAAAACTTCTTTGACTTAATACACCGATGTTAAAGGATCACGTTTCCTATAGAAATCTTATTATTCTTGGGAACTTGGATCATGAGAACTAGTTTTTGTTTCTTAAGATGTGATTAGTATGACTAAAGCTAATTCTATAATCCAGGAGAAAGTGCATATATCGTAGGGCGTAAACAGCCCGGAACTCACTGCATATTTCAATGGGGGAAATCAATATTTGTCATAAATGGTGTGTACTTTTGTTTTGCACATTATTTTGGTCTGAGCAATGCGACAACTGAAAATGTTGCGCCTGAAATGTACAAAAGGGAATTCCCGGCAATTTCATACATTTTAATAGTAGAAAATTGATTGCCTATTGCCTTCGATGTTCCAGGTATCAACTTCTTATCAAGCACATTTGCTACTTCACTGAAATATCGAAAGGGCTTATTTACTCAAAAGGCTACGTCTTTTAGTCAATTCCTTACAAATGAAAAGCATGTATCGCACCACCGTAAATTATTCTGTGTTTTCttgcaaaatttacaatacatATTATTTGCATCATAGACGTGTGCAAACTAAACAAAGACAACCCACCCACTCAAGTCGCATCCCTCTTGTACACAACCTACCCACCTACCCCTCATTCTTTCGAAATACAGATACAAACATAAATTATACAATTAGAATTTGGAGCAGGGGTATAAGATCAAATGagcaaacaaccaaacaaacgcAAGTAAGCAAACAAGCAACCAAGCATGCATACAGAATTGACTAAtgtagacataaccttaatctggATATCCATGCAAAAACACAACAATACGTAGTTACATGTTTAATTTACGGACAggaaattttaacaatttttagaAGTATCTTTTCAACGAACAACAATAAGCTTCAATCAGTTTTAAGAATATTCTTTTTAgtcattatttgttttaatagGCCATAATTAACTTGATGATTTTGATTAGGTCAACAGCAGTGTAAACCTAACCTTTTGCTcaagtattatgattcctaagaaATAACCAGGTTGCAATTTAACCAGCTTCAAATAAAAATAAGTCGAGTGAAACGTAATCACCGTCTTGTTTTAACTGCAAAACTAGGAAAGTGTTCTACTCGAGGCAGGCTTAGCATATATACCTACATCTATTTGTGGCTGGTTAGGTATCTTAATCTCTTAATATTGTAATACTGCCGCACAATAAAGAGGCCCTTTTCACATTCATTATAAACAAAAATACCTACTTTTAAATTACTGAGACAATGGGTATGGGATATAGGAACATAAATCTAATGAGCTAttccaaccaaaaaaaaaaaaagcaaaaaaaaaaaaaagcatacaaTAGAAGCAAACTATTGATGTTGTTAAATATCTCATATCTATATAAAATTTTTAGTATTTGATAATTTAATACTATATACAATAGATAATCTCCTCGATagaagtttggaaagttttttcaagcatctatatctcagattatttgtgacatgttcatatcgcgTTGCATATCAAAGGAGAGCTAATttatttccctttacaatgacgcatttgaaacaatcacctttttcacggctgagtacacgtcttgtgaatatagttgggtctcaaacagaatgtgccaagcTGCAATCCCCTATCGTCGCAATATGGGACCTAATCCTCCAAGGTGACAACACTCGCCCGGGACTCGACCCCACATAGCCAGGGtaatcaacgactacctacagcaTATGGGAGAATAGAAAATAGAAtagcctgccatcagcccagacctcaacccgattgaacacttggaCCTGCTTTGGTGTACTGTGcatgccagagtagccaatgcaagaacattgaatgacctgtgaaCCCGGCCTGTGaagaatcctggttgaagaatggaatgccatcccataCCAACGTATGACAAGGCTGTGAGCAGCAAGGGAGGTGTGGCCAGtctgttgtggctgcgtatgagttttccacccgctattgaggttagttaCTTGtgtgagcacagaataatgagcacagaataatgattaatttggcacattctgttaaAGATCCTACTACATTCACAAGAGGTGCACTCAGCCTTGAAAAAGATGATTATTTCAAATTTGATGTCATTGTATTTTTAAAGGTGAATAAAGTATctctccattgatatgcaacacgatatgaacatgtcacaaataattaagagagtttttcttttgtcaaaaccagtttgaagaaaacttactagtttttcttgctgacagtttcgtcagtgagccactgactttattatagcttggtgttgttgtgatgatccaacagctgatgactggcgggaagttatttcACTTCCGGTGACGATattagtcttgctagcagtcttcaGAAGAGGATCCGGATCTGAAAAACGTACGCTGTTAGAGGTAGAAGACATTATGGTTTTAATGAAGTTTGTTCTAAAAACCACTTACTTCACCTTCCGGGGCaccatttacaaacaaaaatttgGTGCAGCGATGGGGTCACCGGTCAGTCCCCTCACAGCCAACATCTTCATGGAATGGTTAGAACAGCATGCCATCCTTACTGCCCCTCTACAGTGTAAACCCCGCCTCTGGAAACGCTATGTAGACGACATTCTAGAAATAGTTCAAAAAGACACAGCCGAAACACTGACAGAACACCTGAACCAAGTCGACACTACCGGTAGTATTAAATTTACGTATGAGGAAGAACAAGACCACCAAATCTCTTGTTTGGACACCCTCATAATCCGCAAACCCGACAATTCTATCAAGCTTATGGTCTACAGAAAAAAGACCCACACAGACCAATATCTGTCTTTCACGTCCCATCACCCTCTTCATCAGAAAATGGGAGTTGTGCGCACGTTATTAGATAGAAAAGACAGATAAGTTACGGAAGCGGATGACAAAGTCAAAGAGGAAGAACACATAAGACAGGCTCTAGCCCGGTGCGGTTATCCCAAATGGACAATTGATAAAGTCAAGAAACAAATGGAAGCCAAACAActaggaaagacaaagaaaaataagAGTACAACATCtgattctgaacaaaaaagtaaaTGTTTGGTGATGATACCTTACGTAGCGGGAGTGTCGGAAAGAATTAGTAGAACTCTTAAGAAACACGACCTCGCGACCGCCATGAGACCCCATACTACGATCCGGAAAATGGTGGTCCTTCCAAAAGATAAACAAGATCCCGTCAAAACCCCCAACTTGTGGAAGTTGTGATCTAACATATGTCGGCGAAACCAAAAGAACTTTCGGCACGCGACTGGACGAACACAGGAGGGAAGCGGAGAAAGCGAGTCAACAAAAATACACCAGATCAAAGAGAAAAGAATCCGAGAGCCATTTCAAGAACTCAGCCATTAGTGATCacgtagccagggctaatcatattatcaattggggggagtctaaaatcttagagagagagagagtgatagGAAAGCAAGATGGATTAAGGAATCAATCCAGATCAGAAAGAGAgggcgaggagtaatgaacagagacgagagGGTCTACAAcctaagtcacgtgtatgatcctcttctgaagactgctagcaagactaatATCGTCACCGGAAGTgaaataacttcccgccagtcatcagctgttggatcatcacaacaacaccaagctttgataaagtcagtggctcactgacgaaactgtcagcaagaaaaactagtaagttttcttcaaactggttttgacaaaagaaaaactctcttaattcgttcattaccaaacctgatgaatttgttccaaaatgtcacaaataatttgagatataaaTGATTGAAAAAACTTTTTGAAACTTTTGTTGATGAGTTTAGATTCTAAACTCATCAACAAAAGTTTGAAACAGTTTTTTCAAGCATTTATTTCTAAACTTTAGAACATTAATAAGCAGTAATAGCAGTAATAAGctacaaaattaataaaattgtaaTATTGACAATCAATATTTACAGGTGAATCCCAATGCATATCAAGAATAGTAAATAATATGTAAACCGGGGGACGTAAGTACGTTTTCAATACAACTAATATGTACTGCATATCACAAGGTTATGCTTGGGACCTTAGATAGATGATATTATTTTGTCAGAAGTAATATTTATATATAGTAATGAATAAATGGCACCGCATACATTCTTTACCCGTTTGCCTG from Amphiura filiformis chromosome 5, Afil_fr2py, whole genome shotgun sequence includes these protein-coding regions:
- the LOC140152175 gene encoding uncharacterized protein: MGSPVSPLTANIFMEWLEQHAILTAPLQCKPRLWKRYVDDILEIVQKDTAETLTEHLNQVDTTGSIKFTYEEEQDHQISCLDTLIIRKPDNSIKLMVYRKKTHTDQYLSFTSHHPLHQKMGVVRTLLDRKDR